From a single Eleginops maclovinus isolate JMC-PN-2008 ecotype Puerto Natales chromosome 18, JC_Emac_rtc_rv5, whole genome shotgun sequence genomic region:
- the atg16l1 gene encoding autophagy-related protein 16-1 isoform X3 — protein MRIKHQEELTELHKKRGELAQSVIELNNQIQQKDKEIQSNEAKMLEYHQQISGLEGDCRDLRGLLQDLERANQTLKDEYDALQITFSALEEKLRKTSEDNQELVSRWMAEKSQEANKLNAENERDTRRRQAKLQKELADAAKEPLPIDPDDDIEVLAEEAGKGGGETSPSRMLSRTPSKKITQPPPGGLLDSISNIFGRRAPPPFSSSPEGSETPSGVCAEVRVPTTAIHMFDAHDGEVNAVSFSPGSRLLATGGMDRKVKLWEVVSGHCEPKGSLTGSNAGITSIEFDSAGSFLLAASNDFASRLWTVEDSRLRHTLTGHSGKVLSARFLLDNTRIVSGSYDRTLKLWDLRSKVCMKTVFAGSSCNDIVCTEQCVMSGHFDKKVRFWDIRAESMVQELQLQGRVTSLDLNHDRTELLSCSRDDLLNIIDLRTCSVRHTLSAQGFKCGADWTRVTFSPDGCYVAGGSADGALYIWNVLTGKVERTLDRSHNSAINSVSWSPSGAYVVSVEKGSKAILWSTCEGGGANVSR, from the exons ATGAGGATCAAACACCAGGAGGAGCTGACAGAGCTGCacaagaagagaggagag CTGGCTCAAAGTGTGATTGAACTGAACAACCAGATTCAACAGAAAGACAAGGAGATCCAAAGCAACGAGGCCAa gatgtTGGAGTACCATCAGCAGATCTCTGGCCTGGAGGGGGACTGTCGGGACCTCAGGGGCCTCCTGCAG GACCTGGAGCGAGCCAATCAGACGCTGAAGGACGAGTACGACGCCCTGCAGATCACCTTCTCCGCTCTGGAGGAGAAACTGAGGAAAACCTCTGAAGACAACCAGGAGCTGGTCAGCCGCTGGATGGCCGAGAAATCTCAGGAGGCCAACAAGCTGAACGCAGAGAACGAGAGGGACACAAG gcgCAGACAGGCTAAGCTGCAGAAGGAGCTGGCCGACGCCGCAAAGGAGCCCCTGCCCATCGACCC AGACGACGACATCGAGGTGCTGGCAGAGGAGGCTGGTAAGGGAGGGGGCGAGACGTCTCCCAGCAGGATGCTCAGCAGGACCCCCAG tAAGAAGATCACCCAGCCCCCCCCGGGTGGTCTGCTGGACTCCATCTCCAACATATTTGG gcgCCGGGCGCCCCCCCCCTTCAGCTCCTCTCCAGAGGGATCAGAGACCCCTTCAGGTGTGTGTGCCGAAGTCCGGGTCCCCACCACGGCTATACACATGTTC gaCGCTCATGACGGCGAAGTAAACGCTGTGAGCTTCAGCCCCGGCTCCCGTCTCCTAGCAACCGGAGGGATGGACCGCAAGGTGAAGCTGTGGGAGGTCGTCTCCG GTCACTGTGAGCCTAAAGGTTCGTTGACCGGCAGCAACGCAGGAATCACCAGCATCGAATTCGACAGTGCA GGATCCTTCCTGCTGGCGGCCTCCAATGATTTTGCGAGTCGTCTGTGGACCGTTGAGGACTCCCGACTGAGA cACACCCTGACTGGTCACAGTGGGAAGGTGCTGTCAGCTCGATTCCTATTGGACAACACTCGCATCGTCTCCGGGAGCTACGACCGGACCCTCAAACTGTGGGACCTTCGCAGCAAAGTCT GTATGAAGACGGTGTTTGCCGGCTCCAGCTGTAATGACATTGTCTgcacagagcagtgtgtgatGAGTGGACACTTTGACAAGAAGGTCCGTTTCTGGGACATCAG agcAGAGAGCATGGTGCAGGAGCTGCAACTGCAGGGTCGGGTCACCTCTCTGGATCTGAACCACGACCGCACTGAGCTGCTCAGCTGCTCCAGAGACGACTTGCTGAACATCATCGACCTGAGGACCTGCAGcgtcagacacacactcag cgctCAGGGCTTCAAGTGTGGAGCAGACTGGACCAGAGTGACCTTCAG tcCTGACGGCTGCTACGTGGCGGGGGGGTCGGCAGACGGCGCTCTGTACATCTGGAACGTCTTAACAGGGAAAGTGGAGCGGACTCTGGACCGGAGCCACAA ctctgccatCAATTCCGTGTCCTGGTCCCCTTCAGGAGCGTACGTCGTCAGCGTGGAGAAGGGCAGCAAAGCCATCCTGTGGTCGACATGTGAGGGGGGGGGCGCTAACGTTAGCAGGTAG
- the atg16l1 gene encoding autophagy-related protein 16-1 isoform X1, with the protein MEQGVWRRHVSDQLKQRDRVQRQAFEELIHQYTRLLEKSELQAVLSERYQPDKYDLQRGHEGGCVDGPRSDVLQQEVSQMRIKHQEELTELHKKRGELAQSVIELNNQIQQKDKEIQSNEAKMLEYHQQISGLEGDCRDLRGLLQDLERANQTLKDEYDALQITFSALEEKLRKTSEDNQELVSRWMAEKSQEANKLNAENERDTRRRQAKLQKELADAAKEPLPIDPDDDIEVLAEEAGKGGGETSPSRMLSRTPSKKITQPPPGGLLDSISNIFGRRAPPPFSSSPEGSETPSGVCAEVRVPTTAIHMFDAHDGEVNAVSFSPGSRLLATGGMDRKVKLWEVVSGHCEPKGSLTGSNAGITSIEFDSAGSFLLAASNDFASRLWTVEDSRLRHTLTGHSGKVLSARFLLDNTRIVSGSYDRTLKLWDLRSKVCMKTVFAGSSCNDIVCTEQCVMSGHFDKKVRFWDIRAESMVQELQLQGRVTSLDLNHDRTELLSCSRDDLLNIIDLRTCSVRHTLSAQGFKCGADWTRVTFSPDGCYVAGGSADGALYIWNVLTGKVERTLDRSHNSAINSVSWSPSGAYVVSVEKGSKAILWSTCEGGGANVSR; encoded by the exons atgGAGCAGGGTGTGTGGAGGAGACATGTCTCCGATCAGCTGAAGCAGAGAGACCGAGTCCAGAGACAAGCCTTCGAAGAGCTCATCCACCAGT ATACCCGTCTCCTGGAAAAGTCAGAGCTGCAGGCCGTCCTCTCTGAGAGATATCAGCCTGATAAATATGACCTGCAGCGAGGACACGAGGGGGG GTGTGTGGACGGGCCCCGCAGTGatgtcctgcagcaggaagtgtcTCAGATGAGGATCAAACACCAGGAGGAGCTGACAGAGCTGCacaagaagagaggagag CTGGCTCAAAGTGTGATTGAACTGAACAACCAGATTCAACAGAAAGACAAGGAGATCCAAAGCAACGAGGCCAa gatgtTGGAGTACCATCAGCAGATCTCTGGCCTGGAGGGGGACTGTCGGGACCTCAGGGGCCTCCTGCAG GACCTGGAGCGAGCCAATCAGACGCTGAAGGACGAGTACGACGCCCTGCAGATCACCTTCTCCGCTCTGGAGGAGAAACTGAGGAAAACCTCTGAAGACAACCAGGAGCTGGTCAGCCGCTGGATGGCCGAGAAATCTCAGGAGGCCAACAAGCTGAACGCAGAGAACGAGAGGGACACAAG gcgCAGACAGGCTAAGCTGCAGAAGGAGCTGGCCGACGCCGCAAAGGAGCCCCTGCCCATCGACCC AGACGACGACATCGAGGTGCTGGCAGAGGAGGCTGGTAAGGGAGGGGGCGAGACGTCTCCCAGCAGGATGCTCAGCAGGACCCCCAG tAAGAAGATCACCCAGCCCCCCCCGGGTGGTCTGCTGGACTCCATCTCCAACATATTTGG gcgCCGGGCGCCCCCCCCCTTCAGCTCCTCTCCAGAGGGATCAGAGACCCCTTCAGGTGTGTGTGCCGAAGTCCGGGTCCCCACCACGGCTATACACATGTTC gaCGCTCATGACGGCGAAGTAAACGCTGTGAGCTTCAGCCCCGGCTCCCGTCTCCTAGCAACCGGAGGGATGGACCGCAAGGTGAAGCTGTGGGAGGTCGTCTCCG GTCACTGTGAGCCTAAAGGTTCGTTGACCGGCAGCAACGCAGGAATCACCAGCATCGAATTCGACAGTGCA GGATCCTTCCTGCTGGCGGCCTCCAATGATTTTGCGAGTCGTCTGTGGACCGTTGAGGACTCCCGACTGAGA cACACCCTGACTGGTCACAGTGGGAAGGTGCTGTCAGCTCGATTCCTATTGGACAACACTCGCATCGTCTCCGGGAGCTACGACCGGACCCTCAAACTGTGGGACCTTCGCAGCAAAGTCT GTATGAAGACGGTGTTTGCCGGCTCCAGCTGTAATGACATTGTCTgcacagagcagtgtgtgatGAGTGGACACTTTGACAAGAAGGTCCGTTTCTGGGACATCAG agcAGAGAGCATGGTGCAGGAGCTGCAACTGCAGGGTCGGGTCACCTCTCTGGATCTGAACCACGACCGCACTGAGCTGCTCAGCTGCTCCAGAGACGACTTGCTGAACATCATCGACCTGAGGACCTGCAGcgtcagacacacactcag cgctCAGGGCTTCAAGTGTGGAGCAGACTGGACCAGAGTGACCTTCAG tcCTGACGGCTGCTACGTGGCGGGGGGGTCGGCAGACGGCGCTCTGTACATCTGGAACGTCTTAACAGGGAAAGTGGAGCGGACTCTGGACCGGAGCCACAA ctctgccatCAATTCCGTGTCCTGGTCCCCTTCAGGAGCGTACGTCGTCAGCGTGGAGAAGGGCAGCAAAGCCATCCTGTGGTCGACATGTGAGGGGGGGGGCGCTAACGTTAGCAGGTAG
- the atg16l1 gene encoding autophagy-related protein 16-1 isoform X2 — translation MEQGVWRRHVSDQLKQRDRVQRQAFEELIHQYTRLLEKSELQAVLSERYQPDKYDLQRGHEGGCVDGPRSDVLQQEVSQMRIKHQEELTELHKKRGELAQSVIELNNQIQQKDKEIQSNEAKMLEYHQQISGLEGDCRDLRGLLQDLERANQTLKDEYDALQITFSALEEKLRKTSEDNQELVSRWMAEKSQEANKLNAENERDTRRRQAKLQKELADAAKEPLPIDPDDDIEVLAEEAGKGGGETSPSRMLSRTPSKKITQPPPGGLLDSISNIFGRRAPPPFSSSPEGSETPSGVCAEVRVPTTAIHMFDAHDGEVNAVSFSPGSRLLATGGMDRKVKLWEVVSGHCEPKGSLTGSNAGITSIEFDSAGSFLLAASNDFASRLWTVEDSRLRHTLTGHSGKVLSARFLLDNTRIVSGSYDRTLKLWDLRSKVCMKTVFAGSSCNDIVCTEQCVMSGHFDKKVRFWDIRAESMVQELQLQGRVTSLDLNHDRTELLSCSRDDLLNIIDLRTCSVRHTLSAQGFKCGADWTRVTFR, via the exons atgGAGCAGGGTGTGTGGAGGAGACATGTCTCCGATCAGCTGAAGCAGAGAGACCGAGTCCAGAGACAAGCCTTCGAAGAGCTCATCCACCAGT ATACCCGTCTCCTGGAAAAGTCAGAGCTGCAGGCCGTCCTCTCTGAGAGATATCAGCCTGATAAATATGACCTGCAGCGAGGACACGAGGGGGG GTGTGTGGACGGGCCCCGCAGTGatgtcctgcagcaggaagtgtcTCAGATGAGGATCAAACACCAGGAGGAGCTGACAGAGCTGCacaagaagagaggagag CTGGCTCAAAGTGTGATTGAACTGAACAACCAGATTCAACAGAAAGACAAGGAGATCCAAAGCAACGAGGCCAa gatgtTGGAGTACCATCAGCAGATCTCTGGCCTGGAGGGGGACTGTCGGGACCTCAGGGGCCTCCTGCAG GACCTGGAGCGAGCCAATCAGACGCTGAAGGACGAGTACGACGCCCTGCAGATCACCTTCTCCGCTCTGGAGGAGAAACTGAGGAAAACCTCTGAAGACAACCAGGAGCTGGTCAGCCGCTGGATGGCCGAGAAATCTCAGGAGGCCAACAAGCTGAACGCAGAGAACGAGAGGGACACAAG gcgCAGACAGGCTAAGCTGCAGAAGGAGCTGGCCGACGCCGCAAAGGAGCCCCTGCCCATCGACCC AGACGACGACATCGAGGTGCTGGCAGAGGAGGCTGGTAAGGGAGGGGGCGAGACGTCTCCCAGCAGGATGCTCAGCAGGACCCCCAG tAAGAAGATCACCCAGCCCCCCCCGGGTGGTCTGCTGGACTCCATCTCCAACATATTTGG gcgCCGGGCGCCCCCCCCCTTCAGCTCCTCTCCAGAGGGATCAGAGACCCCTTCAGGTGTGTGTGCCGAAGTCCGGGTCCCCACCACGGCTATACACATGTTC gaCGCTCATGACGGCGAAGTAAACGCTGTGAGCTTCAGCCCCGGCTCCCGTCTCCTAGCAACCGGAGGGATGGACCGCAAGGTGAAGCTGTGGGAGGTCGTCTCCG GTCACTGTGAGCCTAAAGGTTCGTTGACCGGCAGCAACGCAGGAATCACCAGCATCGAATTCGACAGTGCA GGATCCTTCCTGCTGGCGGCCTCCAATGATTTTGCGAGTCGTCTGTGGACCGTTGAGGACTCCCGACTGAGA cACACCCTGACTGGTCACAGTGGGAAGGTGCTGTCAGCTCGATTCCTATTGGACAACACTCGCATCGTCTCCGGGAGCTACGACCGGACCCTCAAACTGTGGGACCTTCGCAGCAAAGTCT GTATGAAGACGGTGTTTGCCGGCTCCAGCTGTAATGACATTGTCTgcacagagcagtgtgtgatGAGTGGACACTTTGACAAGAAGGTCCGTTTCTGGGACATCAG agcAGAGAGCATGGTGCAGGAGCTGCAACTGCAGGGTCGGGTCACCTCTCTGGATCTGAACCACGACCGCACTGAGCTGCTCAGCTGCTCCAGAGACGACTTGCTGAACATCATCGACCTGAGGACCTGCAGcgtcagacacacactcag cgctCAGGGCTTCAAGTGTGGAGCAGACTGGACCAGAGTGACCTTCAGGTGA